The Candidatus Babeliales bacterium sequence CTAAACAAGACCCAATACTTGCAAAACACATAACCGCTAACACATGTATATAACGTTTCATGAGCATCCCTGTTTTATATATTTTTGAACTTTTTTAATCGATTACATTAATTATCATTTACAAAAATATCATATTAAGGGGTCAAATAACAAGGTTTTTATCAATTACCAATACTTTCCCAATTGCTTTAGTTAAGGAGCCTGGTACCATTATTATTAGGGTATTATATTAACTTTTTACGCAAGGAACCGTTCATAATGAATAGAATAAGCCACATTTCATTATTAGTGCACAATCAAGATGAAGCTCATGCTTTTTATACTGAAAAGCTAGGATTTGTTGTAACAGAAGGTCACAAAGCAGAAGATGGTACTTGGTATTGGCTGACCATAGCACCTACCAAAGAATCACCTGTTTCACTTTCTTTACTTTTACCACAAACACCAGAAGACAAAGCGTTAGTTGGTAAACAAAGTGGAAGCATTCCTCTTTTTGTTTTATTGACCGATGATTGTCATAAAACAGCTGCGCAATTCAGTGCAAAAGGTGTTACGTTTACTAAACAACCAACCAATGAATTTTGGGGAATTGACGCTGTATTCAAAGATATTTATGGTAACCTGATTGATCTTTGTCAACCAACAGAAGACGATAAATAATAAAACACGTCCTGCGCTTATATCAAAACGCAGGACATGTTTTATTATTACGAATAATTAGATTAGCAAACCATAAAATATGCCATAAAATATGCGCTCTAATTCTTCAATTGATTTTTTTATTTCAAATTCATCCTCAACTTTTTTGCGTGCTGCTAACCCAATAGGTTTCCATATTTCTGGATGCTTTATAACATATTTAATTTTTTTAGCTAATAGTTTACTAGTTTTTTGCGGAACCAAAAAACCGGAAACGCCGTCTTCTATAAGTTCTGGTGTACCAGCATGAACTGTTCCTATAGAAATTAACCCCATTGCCATAGCTTCTTTGAGCGCATTTGCAATTCCTTCTTCATCTCCTTTTGCTGATGTAGTTGATGGTAACAAAAAGATATGAGAGCTATCCAAAATATTTACCACCTGATCCTGGGTTGCCCAACCAAAAAAAGTAACCTTATCGTTCAATCCTA is a genomic window containing:
- a CDS encoding VOC family protein translates to MNRISHISLLVHNQDEAHAFYTEKLGFVVTEGHKAEDGTWYWLTIAPTKESPVSLSLLLPQTPEDKALVGKQSGSIPLFVLLTDDCHKTAAQFSAKGVTFTKQPTNEFWGIDAVFKDIYGNLIDLCQPTEDDK